A single region of the Triticum dicoccoides isolate Atlit2015 ecotype Zavitan chromosome 2B, WEW_v2.0, whole genome shotgun sequence genome encodes:
- the LOC119361044 gene encoding uncharacterized protein LOC119361044: MSETQPPSPSSWSAIPLDLAGLVLWLLPACADRARFAAVCPQWRTAALHHRVLPVLPLLALPDGTFYSLPYSKRFCFPGCGFAGYNSACGRWLAFLRDDGCFLVDPFTGATVTLPALSHVRLRPQHADLKHIPEHERHTRGTWLLIRNVDTLLLSKLILCSPNLAAAFVSHEMLGQILLCRPGATSWSVRAYDECKDYKDMAFYQGKLYAIDYGEDLFMVNIGQDESTGDPQISRIGRIISGSPCDLDWTPSNSTIKIKVYLVESCGKLLMVRRKIWCRLVLDHVLAGESEFEVFEADFKRSRWISVTTLGEDQVVFVGRSCSLAVPVSQYGMKGDRIFFLDDDEYYKGYSHKNDDTSISVYDMIDGEVSSPLPMVSWKRDTDRNKMHHTTWLLP; the protein is encoded by the coding sequence ATGTCGGAGACGCAACCACCCTCGCCATCGTCGTGGTCGGCCATCCCGCTGGACCTGgctgggctggtgctctggctCCTCCCCGCGTGCGCCGACCGCGCCCGCTTCGCCGCGGTATGCCCGCAGTGGCGCACCGCCGCGCTGCACCACCGTGTGCTCCCGGTGCTGCCGCTGCTCGCGCTCCCGGACGGCACCTTCTACAGCCTCCCTTACAGCAAGCGGTTCTGCTTCCCAGGCTGCGGCTTCGCGGGGTACAACAGCGCCTGCGGCCGCTGGCTCGCTTTCCTACGCGACGACGGATGCTTCCTCGTGGATCCATTCACCGGCGCCACCGTGACGCTCCCTGCACTCTCTCACGTCCGGCTCCGTCCACAGCATGCGGATCTGAAGCACATACCAGAGCACGAGCGTCACACCCGCGGCACATGGCTGCTTATCAGAAACGTGGACACTCTCCTGCTGAGTAAGCTGATACTGTGCTCGCCGAACCTCGCCGCTGCATTTGTCTCCCATGAAATGCTTGGCCAAATCCTGCTGTGCCGGCCAGGGGCTACCTCGTGGTCGGTACGCGCGTACGATGAGTGCAAGGATTACAAAGATATGGCGTTCTACCAGGGCAAGCTCTACGCCATTGACTACGGCGAGGACCTCTTCATGGTAAACATCGGCCAGGACGAGAGCACCGGCGACCCGCAGATTTCTCGGATCGGACGGATCATCAGTGGCAGTCCATGTGATTTGGATTGGACGCCGAGCAACAGCACCATCAAGATCAAGGTTTACCTGGTCGAATCATGTGGCAAGCTGCTAATGGTACGCAGGAAGATCTGGTGCAGGCTGGTGCTGGACCATGTTTTGGCTGGAGAGAGCGAGTTCGAGGTGTTCGAGGCTGACTTCAAGCGCTCACGGTGGATCAGTGTGACGACCTTGGGAGAGGACCAGGTGGTTTTTGTTGGGCGAAGCTGCTCCCTGGCCGTTCCCGTGTCTCAGTACGGGATGAAGGGAGATCGGatctttttcttggacgatgatgaATATTACAAGGGCTATAGCCACAAGAACGACGACACTTCCATCAGTGTCTACGACATGATAGACGGTGAGGTTTCATCCCCTCTGCCGATGGTCTCATGGAAACGTGACACAGATAGAAACAAAATGCATCACACGACATGGCTACTTCCGTGA